In Ictalurus furcatus strain D&B chromosome 23, Billie_1.0, whole genome shotgun sequence, a single window of DNA contains:
- the LOC128599547 gene encoding uncharacterized protein LOC128599547: MQHAHIPKCSSLLWVRTHKPLILLLGLRAEACFSASSTVERFSIVMDERDFNAELLLQNERLRHEVEDLKTLQSVVKENLELRSILDSFHSTNHTVMEKSQISAGRKSMLQWRDCVVGESSFRDGLIRPCCTSSPLRNTQGRPACPETSSSSCQTVKDSERMLGEMAFQLERRILSHIFYKQTRLYGFTVQNILDKIIQVSTHPLTGQVDEAYRSELIERYEDLMNRLGVLGYNLTLHPPFTEFIINTYGILKDRPDTHTAREWGHNDLDVLQCVMMETAPPSLLKDLLVLFSCLSYLAQKDGMPLLLW; the protein is encoded by the exons ATGCAACACGCACACATTCCAAAATGCTCTTCACTGTTGTGGGTTAGAACTCACAAACCCCTCATTCTGCTGCTCGGTCTCAGAGCTGAAGCTTGTTTTTCTGCTTCGTCTACAGTTGAAAGGTTTTCGATAGTAATGGATGAACGTGACTTTAATGCGGAGCTGCTTCTTCAAAACGAGAGGCTCAGGCATGAGGTGGAGGATCTGAAAACGCTGCAGAGTGTGGTGAAGGAGAATCTGGAGCTGCGCTCGATCCTGGACAGCTTCCACTCAACCAACCATACGGTCATGGAGAAAAGCCAGATCAGTGCAG GGAGGAAATCCATGCTCCAGTGGCGTGACTGCGTCGTGGGCGAGAGCTCGTTCAGAGACGGTCTTATCAGACCTTGTTGCACGTCGTCTCCTCTCAGAAACACGCAGGGCAGACCTGCATGTCCTGAGACGTCCTCCTCGTCCTGCCAGACGGTGAAAG ATTCTGAGAGGATGTTGGGGGAAATGGCCTTCCAGCTGGAGCGCAGGATCCTCTCCCACATCTTCTACAAACAGACGAGACTGTACGGTTTCACCGTGCAGAACATACTGGACAAGATCATACAG GTGTCTACGCATCCTCTGACGGGTCAGGTGGACGAGGCGTACAGGTCTGAGCTCATCGAGCGCTATGAGGATCTGATGAATAGGCTCGGTGTTTTGGGCTACAACTTGACGCTCCATCCTCCCTTCACCGAGTTCATCATCAACACGTACGGCATCCTGAAGGACCGCCcggacacacacacggctcgGGAGTGGGGTCACAACGACCTGGACGTCCtgcagtgtgtgatgatggagaCGGCTCCGCCCAGCCTGCTGAAAGACCTGCTGGTCCTCTTCAGCTGCCTGTCCTACCTGGCGCAGAAGGACGGAATGCCGCTCCTCCTGTGGTAG
- the smpd5 gene encoding sphingomyelin phosphodiesterase 5, producing MRRGMPLRESPFPNGFVGALHALGWGLIFPCFWFLDRLIAACVSTTLERRRRREQECYLYPLEVFFGSLLFLFLFLISAPFALLGFLLWAPLQFARRPFSYMKRDVTIKMQDRNAGWEESGKVTFGFLSGNLCLLPGGLARFNNLAHTQQRALSIGRNIVQGVSRPHIRIFVDSPSSCAALSPSSSLLNAGSAPYGTTNAHPATSEQNGDVSKNSAPITEEQAVDGDKEILQTSSGGAVASNHTHELQVNGSHVKPSRASHTPVEVSALFPASVDILCLQEVFDKRAAAKLAEILSPLFGHILYDVGVYACSSGSCFKFFNSGLLVASRYPVMEAQYRCFPNSRGEDALAAKGLLSLKVQTGLQKGEKNMVGFVNCTHLHAPVGDGEIRCEQLEMITQWISEFQTTTRQQDEVVVFDVLCGDFNFDNCSPDDDLEQKHTLFNDYMDPCRAAVGREKPWAIGTLLQQPTLYDEDVNTPDNLQRTLENEELRKLYLAPPVPRGDTPLVYPEPGEAWVGRRIDYLLYRESNLTERCHTEVEEFTYVTQLATLTDHIPVSMRLAVTLDSSGS from the exons ATGAGACGAGGGATGCCTCTGAGAGAATCGCCCTTCCCTAATGGCTTCGTCGGGGCTCTTCACGCCCTGGGATGGGGCCTCATCTTCCCCTGCTTCTGGTTCCTGGACCGACTCATCGCCGCGTGTGTGTCCACGACGCTGGAGCGCAGGCGGAGACGGGAGCAAGAGTGCTACCTCTACCCGCTCGAGGTTTTTTTTGGCTCGctgctcttcctcttccttttcCTCATCTCGGCGCCGTTCGCTTTGCTGGGTTTCCTGCTGTGGGCGCCACTCCAGTTCGCACGCCGTCCCTTCTCCTATATGAAGCGGGACGTGACGATTAAGATGCAGGACCGTAACGCTGGATGGGAGGAGTCTGGAAAGGTGACATTTGGGTTTTTAAGTGGTAATCTGTGCCTCCTGCCCGGGGGTCTGGCGCGATTTAATAACCTGGCTCACACGCAGCAGCGGGCGCTCTCCATCGGGCGCAACATCGTGCAGGGCGTGAGCCGGCCGCATATCCGTATTTTCGTCGACTCGCCAAGTAGCTGCGCGGCCTTGAGCCCGTCCTCCAGCCTCCTGAACGCAGGCTCCGCCCCCTACGGCACCACGAATGCTCATCCTGCGACATCAGAACAGAATGGGGACGTTTCTAAAAATTCAGCGCCAATCACAGAAGAACAGGCCGTGGACGGCGATAAAGAAATCCTCCAAACGTCCAGCGGAGGCGCCGTAGcaagcaatcacacacacgaaCTCCAGGTGAACGGAAGCCACGTGAAGCCTTCGCGAGcgtcacacacacctgtggagGTGTCGGCTCTGTTTCCAGCCAGCGTGGACATCCTGTGCCTGCAGGAAGTGTTCGATAAGAGGGCGGCGGCCAAGCTGGCTGAGATTTTGTCTCCGCTCTTTGGTCACATCCTGTACGACGTAGGCGTGTACGCCTGCAGCTCCGGCTCCTGCTTTAAGTTCTTCAACAGCGGCTTGCTGGTGGCCAGTCGCTACCCGGTGATGGAGGCGCAGTACCGCTGCTTCCCCAACAGCCGAGGAGAGGACGCTCTCGCCGCTAAGGGCCTGCTCTCTCTCAAG GTACAAACCGGATTACAGAAGGGAGAGAAGAACATGGTGGGGTTTGTTAACTGCACTCATCTTCACGCTCCAGTAG GAGATGGAGAGATCCGATGTGAGCAGCTGGAGATGATCACCCAGTGGATCAGCGAGTTCCAGACCACAACCAGGCAGCAGGACGAGGTGGTGGTGTTCGACGTGCTCTGTGGAGACTTCAACTTCGACAACTGCTCTCCGG aCGACGATCTGGAGCAGAAACACACTCTGTTTAACGACTACATGGATCCGTGCAGAGCAGCAGTGGGCCGAGAGAAACCCTGGGCtatag GCACTCTGTTACAGCAGCCTACCTTATACGATGAGGACGTAAACACTCCAGATAACCTGCAGAG GACTCTGGAAAATGAAGAGTTGCGTAAGCTGTACCTGGCGCCCCCCGTACCCCGCGGTGACACCCCTCTCGTGTACCCCGAGCCCGGGGAGGCCTGGGTGGGCCGCCGTATCGACTACCTCCTGTACAGAGAGAGCAATCTGACTGAGCGCTGCCACACG GAGGTCGAGGAGTTTACCTACGTGACCCAGCTGGCGACTTTAACGGATCACATCCCCGTCAGCATGAGACTCGCCGTCACGCTCGACTCCTCAGGCTCATGA
- the grinab gene encoding glutamate receptor, ionotropic, N-methyl D-aspartate-associated protein 1b (glutamate binding) — protein MSQDKIGYVPFVDSASPPAPQDYAYGQPNPAGFVLPPPDYSVMPGAPGAPGAPGGVPFPPPGAFMHPMYGQGGPGFPQAPFPHATPYNPAPNPAPTPYQYTPDASNTFYQSDEPPPVYDHEEIAISGFDDKTVRRAFIRKVFLVLTVQLVVTFSVVALFTFEHNVKTFVRQNTWTYYVSYIIFLVPLIAISCCGEFRRKHPWNLVALSVLTLSMSYMTGVIASFYDTDAVIMAVGITVVVCFTVVIFSLQSKYDFTSCAGVLFVCVIVLFVFGILCIFIRNNILHIVYASLGALVFTCFLAVDTQLLLGNKKLSLSPEEYVFGALNLYLDIINIFLYILQIVGRSRN, from the exons ATGTCACAGGATAAAATTGGATACGTCCCGTTCGTGGACAGCGCCTCACCTCCAGCGCCGCAGGACTACGCGTACGGGCAGCCGAACCCCGCCGGATTTGTCCTGCCTCCTCCGGATTACAGCGTGATGCCTGGAGCCCCGGGAGCACCCGGAGCGCCCGGCGGCGTTCCCTTTCCTCCTCCTGGAGCCTTTATGCATCCAATGTACGGTCAGGGCGGCCCCGGATTTCCCCAGGCGCCCTTTCCACACGCGACTCCCTACAACCCGGCGCCGAATCCGGCTCCAACTCCGTACCAGTACACTCCGG ATGCATCCAACACTTTTTACCAAAGTGACGAGCCTCCTCCGGTGTACGACCACGAGGAGATCGCCATCTCGGGGTTCGATGACAAAACAGTGAGACGAGCGTTCATCCGCaag gtCTTCCTCGTTCTCACCGTGCAGCTCGTCGTCACCTTCTCCGTGGTCGCTCTCTTCACCTTCGAGCACAATGTGAAGACGTTCGTGAGGCAGAACACCTGGACCTACTACGTGTCCTACATCATCTTCCTCGTTCCCCTCATCGCCATCAGCTGCTGCGGAGAATTCCGCCGCAAACACCCGTGGAACCTGGTCGCCTTG TCGGTGTTGACCCTGAGCATGTCGTACATGACGGGCGTGATCGCCAGCTTCTACGACACGGACGCCGTCATCATGGCCGTCGGCATCACCGTGGTGGTCTGCTTCACCGTGGTGATCTTCTCTCTGCAG AGCAAGTACGACTTCACTTCCTGTGCCGGAGTCCTGTTCGTGTGCGTGATCGTCCTCTTCGTCTTCGGGATCCTCTGCATCTTCATCCGTAACAACATCCTGCACATCGTGTACGCCTCGCTGGGCGCGCTCGTCTTCACCTGC TTTTTGGCCGTGGACACGCAGCTGCTCCTGGGGAACAAGAAACTGTCTCTGAGCCCCGAGGAGTACGTGTTCGGAGCGCTGAACCTTTACCTGGACATCATCAACATCTTCCTGTACATCCTGCAGATCGTCGGCCGAAGCCGCAACTAA